One Sphingobacteruim zhuxiongii DNA window includes the following coding sequences:
- a CDS encoding YihY/virulence factor BrkB family protein has protein sequence MINTIWTKLKEFWELLVNAVNGFIEDNCMKLSASLAYYTVFSIGPLLLILTWTLGFFYGEHLDGTVGARDQVMDELSDLFGREIAATLESTVSKISLDSKSNIGIIIGTATLMFTSTTIFVDIQNSINTIWKVKPKPKKGWLKLIINRLISFSMILGLVFLLMASLIVSSLIGIMTDYFNRFIQNWDISLIDMVNTTITFVVITTLFGIIYAFLPDAKVRFKDILGGAIFTSLLFMLGKYGISVYLSQNMTASSYGAAGSIIILLAWVYYSSAILYFGAEFTKEYAIKYGKGIQPSSFAVLVKQTELEIDPETGIREVVKKHNDPVQ, from the coding sequence ATGATAAACACTATTTGGACCAAACTAAAGGAATTTTGGGAGCTATTAGTTAATGCTGTAAATGGGTTTATCGAAGACAATTGCATGAAGCTTAGTGCTTCATTAGCTTACTATACCGTATTTTCAATAGGTCCATTGTTACTGATATTAACGTGGACCTTAGGTTTTTTTTACGGTGAACACCTGGATGGAACAGTTGGAGCGCGTGATCAAGTCATGGACGAACTCAGCGATCTATTCGGACGAGAAATTGCCGCTACCCTTGAATCTACAGTCTCCAAGATATCGCTAGATAGTAAATCCAATATCGGAATTATTATAGGTACTGCGACCTTAATGTTCACATCAACGACAATCTTCGTCGATATCCAAAATTCAATCAACACAATCTGGAAAGTAAAACCAAAGCCTAAAAAAGGTTGGTTAAAACTTATTATCAACCGACTGATTTCTTTCTCTATGATTCTAGGGTTGGTATTCTTGTTAATGGCTTCTTTAATTGTAAGTAGTTTGATCGGAATCATGACAGACTATTTCAATAGATTTATTCAGAACTGGGATATCAGCTTGATCGATATGGTGAACACTACCATTACTTTCGTAGTCATTACAACACTTTTCGGTATTATTTATGCCTTCTTACCAGATGCAAAAGTTCGATTCAAAGACATTTTGGGAGGAGCAATCTTCACTTCTTTGCTGTTCATGTTAGGTAAATATGGTATTTCCGTTTATTTGAGTCAAAACATGACCGCATCATCTTACGGTGCTGCAGGATCAATTATAATCTTATTAGCATGGGTATATTACTCTTCTGCTATCCTATACTTTGGAGCCGAGTTTACTAAGGAATATGCTATCAAATATGGTAAAGGTATCCAACCGTCTTCATTCGCCGTATTAGTTAAACAAACTGAGTTAGAAATTGACCCTGAAACGGGCATTAGAGAAGTCGTAAAAAAACATAACGACCCTGTTCAATAG
- a CDS encoding carboxypeptidase regulatory-like domain-containing protein, producing the protein MSKINRILILIITLLAVSNFTRAQEKPAIPINTAVENVQKFFTVYPVEKIHLHFDKPYYAVGDTLWFKSYLNTNLFNYDPSKVAYVEILNSRDSLMQTLRVPLKDGAGKGQLVLDPQFWSQDNYRVRAYTKWMMNFDMGYFFNKVIPIGDAINKKLGTDISFEPDGTKTKAVLQFRNRNGELLSRKKLSWEANDGWDPFDKGKAETDALGRVTVNLSTKEKEKFQNGRLVIKLEDGETLVGQYPLRNAIWEADVQFFPEGGDLIAGISKKVAFKAVNSTGLGLKVKGKIIDSKKQEVATFEDLGLGMGAFTFVPVSGEKYQAHVNFENGQQKTYDLPAVVDNKVNLVYVKQEGDFINLGIVTNDSYFQQIQNKPFYVFGQLNGHLVYAAQASMKSAAVSVRIPIKELPNGIVQMTLLSPDGAPMSERLVFIQPQKLIDIQVKTDKDSYTRKDLVKMKLHVNSPIDSLIGNYSVSVIDESKVPFNEDNERTIVSSMLLTSDLKGYVEKPNYYFNEKNTNRQDAIDALMMTQGYRRFDYKDLVQGKLPALRFMPELGITLSGTLRLNTGRPQPNGGLFLSIPGAAIKKDTYTDKNGAFKFENLVFQDSLKATINARGNDNFRSLVINMDQTFYPEVDQNSPYFSSGIQNIDQSMSAYLDNSKKEFRTSILIDEVVVTATQEKKQSSKDFSALSGLSMPDHRIEGSRLQGCNVLTMCLNTLLTGVTYDVNTLKYYVTRNYNSGSRVPVQFFLNGMPIDEPSLNSITVSEIEGIEIFLRDDLGTVRNIYQNDGVVSIITKKEKKQPRMTAAQIEAMLPKSNVIDLHPLGYVKQRVFYTPKYTTPDSKNINDYRTTVYWNPEIQVSKNGEIDLEFYNSDGTGKYKVVVEGNDVQGNVGRKVFYYNVK; encoded by the coding sequence ATGAGCAAAATAAATCGAATACTTATCCTTATTATAACCCTATTAGCTGTTTCCAATTTCACGAGGGCCCAAGAAAAACCTGCAATTCCGATTAATACCGCGGTAGAGAATGTGCAAAAGTTCTTTACAGTTTATCCTGTAGAAAAAATACACCTTCATTTCGATAAACCATACTATGCAGTGGGGGATACCCTGTGGTTCAAATCCTATCTGAATACCAATCTATTCAATTATGATCCAAGTAAGGTTGCTTATGTAGAGATCTTGAATAGTCGTGACTCCTTAATGCAAACTTTACGTGTGCCATTGAAAGATGGAGCAGGAAAGGGACAATTGGTATTAGATCCGCAATTTTGGTCCCAAGATAATTATCGTGTTCGAGCATATACGAAGTGGATGATGAATTTTGATATGGGTTACTTCTTCAACAAGGTTATTCCAATTGGCGATGCTATTAATAAGAAGTTAGGCACTGATATCAGCTTTGAACCGGATGGGACAAAGACGAAGGCTGTACTTCAGTTTAGGAATCGCAATGGCGAGCTTTTGAGTCGCAAGAAGTTGAGTTGGGAAGCCAATGACGGTTGGGATCCTTTCGATAAAGGAAAAGCGGAAACGGATGCTTTGGGTCGCGTGACAGTCAACCTGTCGACGAAAGAAAAGGAGAAGTTTCAGAATGGACGCTTAGTGATTAAATTGGAAGATGGAGAGACTTTAGTTGGTCAATATCCTCTACGTAATGCAATTTGGGAAGCTGATGTTCAATTTTTTCCTGAAGGAGGGGATTTAATAGCTGGTATTTCCAAGAAAGTTGCATTTAAGGCTGTCAATTCAACAGGTTTAGGCTTAAAGGTAAAAGGTAAGATTATCGACAGTAAGAAGCAAGAGGTTGCAACTTTCGAAGATTTAGGTCTTGGTATGGGTGCTTTTACTTTTGTTCCGGTTAGCGGCGAGAAATATCAAGCGCATGTTAATTTTGAAAATGGTCAGCAAAAGACATATGATTTACCAGCTGTCGTGGATAACAAGGTAAATTTGGTCTATGTAAAACAAGAAGGTGATTTCATCAACTTGGGAATTGTGACCAATGACAGTTATTTTCAGCAAATTCAAAATAAGCCATTCTATGTTTTTGGACAGTTGAATGGACACTTAGTTTATGCCGCGCAGGCATCAATGAAAAGTGCTGCTGTATCTGTACGAATTCCGATTAAGGAACTGCCGAATGGTATTGTACAGATGACTTTATTGTCGCCAGATGGTGCACCGATGTCTGAACGTTTAGTCTTTATACAGCCTCAAAAACTGATTGATATTCAGGTGAAAACAGATAAAGACAGTTATACACGGAAAGACTTGGTGAAGATGAAACTTCATGTTAATAGTCCGATCGATAGTTTGATTGGGAATTACTCCGTTTCCGTAATCGATGAGTCGAAGGTTCCATTTAATGAGGATAATGAGCGTACTATCGTGAGTAGTATGTTGCTTACGTCTGATTTAAAAGGATACGTCGAGAAACCTAATTACTACTTCAACGAAAAGAATACAAATAGACAAGATGCTATTGATGCGTTAATGATGACTCAGGGGTACAGACGCTTTGATTATAAGGATTTGGTCCAAGGTAAATTACCAGCTTTGCGCTTTATGCCAGAATTAGGTATTACATTAAGTGGTACTTTACGCTTAAATACTGGACGTCCGCAGCCTAATGGAGGTCTATTTTTAAGTATTCCAGGAGCAGCAATTAAGAAAGATACTTACACTGACAAGAATGGGGCGTTTAAATTTGAAAACCTTGTTTTCCAAGATTCATTGAAAGCGACAATCAACGCGCGTGGAAATGATAACTTCCGTAGTCTTGTCATCAATATGGATCAAACATTCTATCCAGAGGTAGATCAGAATAGCCCTTATTTTAGTTCTGGTATTCAGAATATAGATCAAAGCATGTCGGCATATCTGGATAATAGTAAGAAGGAATTTCGTACATCGATCTTGATTGATGAGGTTGTTGTAACAGCAACTCAAGAGAAAAAACAATCGAGTAAAGATTTTTCTGCATTATCTGGACTTTCAATGCCTGACCATCGTATTGAAGGTTCTCGACTTCAAGGTTGTAATGTTCTTACGATGTGTTTAAATACGCTTTTAACAGGGGTTACCTATGATGTAAATACCCTGAAGTATTATGTGACAAGAAATTATAACTCCGGTAGTCGTGTTCCGGTTCAATTCTTTTTGAACGGTATGCCAATTGATGAACCTTCCTTAAATTCAATTACTGTTTCGGAAATTGAAGGAATTGAAATCTTCTTAAGAGATGATTTAGGGACTGTTCGTAACATTTATCAGAATGATGGAGTTGTATCGATTATCACGAAAAAGGAAAAGAAACAACCTCGTATGACTGCAGCGCAAATTGAGGCAATGCTTCCTAAATCAAATGTAATTGATCTTCACCCATTAGGATATGTTAAACAACGTGTGTTTTATACACCAAAATACACGACTCCAGATAGCAAGAATATTAATGACTATAGAACAACGGTTTACTGGAATCCAGAAATTCAAGTTAGTAAGAATGGAGAAATAGACTTAGAGTTCTATAATTCTGACGGTACTGGGAAATACAAAGTCGTTGTAGAGGGGAATGATGTTCAGGGTAATGTAGGTCGCAAGGTCTTCTATTACAATGTGAAATAG
- a CDS encoding DMT family transporter, with the protein MEEKDSIKYMLLAGLFFALMNVCVKYVSHIPTLEVVFFRSLFSLIASYVILKRDNIPVFGNNKPLLILRGIAGCIGLVGSFYTLQNIPLASAVTINYLSPFFTAILGIYIVKQPVKPIRFLYFAIAIIGVMMLKGFDPRISPLDLIIGLTAALFSGLAYNIISKLKTSEHPLVIIFYFPLITLPFVTAYTILQWQTPIGWDWGILLLIGIFTQIAQYYMTLSYQTANLAKVASLNYLGVVYALIFGYFLFQETFSQYAILGFILILVAVVLNVRK; encoded by the coding sequence GTGGAAGAAAAAGATAGCATTAAATATATGCTGCTTGCGGGGCTATTCTTCGCCCTGATGAATGTATGTGTTAAGTATGTATCTCACATCCCAACACTCGAAGTTGTTTTCTTCCGATCGTTATTCAGTCTTATCGCCTCTTATGTTATTCTTAAAAGAGACAATATTCCAGTATTTGGAAATAATAAGCCATTACTAATTCTTCGAGGAATCGCAGGTTGCATTGGTTTAGTAGGATCTTTCTACACGCTGCAAAACATACCTTTAGCTTCCGCGGTGACGATAAACTATCTCTCTCCGTTTTTTACGGCAATACTTGGAATCTATATCGTAAAGCAACCCGTAAAGCCAATACGTTTTCTATATTTCGCAATTGCAATTATCGGCGTAATGATGCTGAAGGGATTTGACCCGCGAATTTCACCCTTAGATCTAATTATCGGATTAACCGCCGCATTGTTCTCTGGGCTAGCTTACAACATCATCTCCAAACTAAAAACGTCTGAGCACCCATTAGTTATCATCTTCTATTTCCCGCTTATTACCTTACCCTTTGTTACCGCTTACACCATATTGCAATGGCAAACTCCTATTGGATGGGATTGGGGAATACTATTATTGATTGGAATATTTACCCAAATCGCACAATATTATATGACCCTATCCTACCAAACTGCCAATCTTGCTAAAGTAGCTAGTCTAAATTATCTAGGTGTTGTCTACGCGCTAATATTTGGATATTTTTTATTTCAGGAAACATTCAGTCAATACGCAATACTTGGTTTTATTTTGATACTTGTTGCTGTTGTTCTAAACGTGAGAAAATAG
- a CDS encoding AMP-dependent synthetase/ligase has protein sequence MNKFKRLFDIIINYKTEFAKDIMVAGRSGDNWKTYSTADFVDIVNNLSKGLLARGIKKGDRIAIMSGNRPEWNFVDFACNQLGVATVPLYPTLSSQDLVYIINDAEVKMLFVSNEDLADKADMAMKENNIDIETYTFDKLEGRKLFLEVAELGKSQEIDLQPYNDAVDADDLLTLIYTSGTTGKPKGVFLSHENLLSNVQACNHLITDDYKKALSFLPLCHIFERMVVYMYFSRGVQIYYAENLDNIVADINDVKPDLFTTVPRVLEKVYDKVVAKGKDLTGIKKSLFFWALDLGLKYQEPLKNSAWYNFQLGIARKLIFSKWQEALGGNIKTIISGGAALQERLARVFWAAGIKVLEGYGLTETSPVIAVNSWKDEDVKFGTVGRVLKNLDVKIAQDGEIMVKGPSITKGYYKNDEATKEAFDEAGYFHTGDIGELTPDGFLRITDRKKEMFKTAGGKYVAPQVLENKLMESTLIAQVMVIGENQRFPAALIVPAFEELEKYCKHKGIPFSSKQEAIKQGEVLTKYEQIISQAMANFGHWEQVKKFKLLDKEWTIDNGELTPKLSLKRKVILQKNEELIKDIYKE, from the coding sequence ATGAATAAGTTCAAAAGATTATTTGATATTATCATAAACTATAAGACAGAATTTGCAAAAGACATCATGGTTGCTGGACGTTCTGGCGACAATTGGAAAACATATTCTACTGCAGACTTTGTTGATATCGTAAATAACCTGAGTAAAGGATTACTAGCTCGAGGAATTAAGAAAGGAGATCGTATCGCTATCATGTCGGGAAACCGTCCTGAATGGAATTTTGTCGATTTTGCTTGTAATCAACTTGGTGTTGCAACTGTACCTCTATATCCAACGCTCTCTAGTCAAGATTTAGTCTACATCATCAACGATGCGGAAGTTAAGATGCTATTTGTAAGTAACGAAGATCTTGCGGATAAGGCTGATATGGCGATGAAAGAGAATAATATCGACATTGAGACCTATACTTTTGACAAATTAGAGGGACGTAAATTATTTCTCGAAGTCGCAGAATTAGGGAAATCACAGGAAATTGATTTACAACCCTATAATGATGCTGTAGACGCCGATGACTTACTAACGTTGATCTACACTTCAGGAACAACCGGAAAACCTAAAGGCGTCTTCCTGTCGCATGAAAATTTACTGAGCAATGTTCAAGCCTGTAATCATTTGATCACCGATGACTACAAGAAGGCGTTAAGCTTCTTACCGCTTTGTCATATATTCGAACGTATGGTTGTATACATGTATTTCTCACGTGGTGTACAGATCTATTATGCTGAAAATCTCGATAATATCGTTGCCGATATCAATGATGTTAAACCTGATTTATTTACAACTGTTCCACGTGTACTAGAGAAGGTTTATGATAAAGTGGTTGCTAAAGGCAAAGACTTAACAGGTATTAAAAAATCACTATTCTTCTGGGCATTAGATCTTGGACTCAAATATCAAGAGCCGCTGAAGAACTCTGCTTGGTATAACTTTCAATTAGGAATAGCAAGAAAACTCATATTCTCTAAATGGCAAGAAGCCCTAGGAGGTAATATCAAAACGATCATATCAGGAGGTGCCGCCCTTCAAGAGCGTTTAGCACGTGTCTTTTGGGCAGCAGGAATTAAGGTTCTAGAGGGCTATGGACTCACTGAAACATCCCCAGTAATTGCTGTGAACTCTTGGAAAGACGAAGATGTGAAATTTGGAACGGTTGGGCGTGTCTTAAAGAATTTGGATGTGAAAATTGCGCAAGACGGCGAAATTATGGTCAAAGGGCCAAGTATTACCAAAGGCTACTATAAAAATGATGAGGCTACAAAAGAAGCATTCGATGAGGCTGGATATTTCCATACTGGAGATATCGGCGAATTGACACCTGATGGCTTCTTACGCATCACCGATCGTAAAAAGGAAATGTTCAAAACTGCTGGTGGTAAATATGTTGCCCCGCAAGTACTTGAAAATAAATTAATGGAATCCACTTTAATCGCACAAGTAATGGTCATCGGTGAGAATCAGCGTTTCCCTGCTGCATTGATAGTCCCTGCTTTCGAGGAATTGGAAAAATATTGTAAACATAAAGGCATCCCATTCAGCTCGAAGCAAGAAGCAATTAAGCAGGGGGAAGTTTTAACAAAATATGAGCAAATTATTTCACAGGCAATGGCTAACTTTGGACATTGGGAACAAGTGAAGAAATTCAAACTTCTCGATAAGGAATGGACCATTGACAACGGCGAGCTAACACCTAAGTTAAGCCTAAAACGCAAGGTTATCCTTCAGAAAAATGAAGAATTAATTAAAGATATTTATAAGGAATAA